A single Klebsiella variicola DNA region contains:
- a CDS encoding efflux RND transporter permease subunit gives MDISRQFINNPTRVWLAILLLGVGGLFALLNIGRLEDPAFTIKTAVIVTHYPGASAQQVEEEVTLPLENAIQQLPSLDNVSSISSNGLSQITVNIASQYHSSELPQIWDELRRRVGDASRLFPPGVVPSFVNDDFGDVFGFFFAISGDSFTNPELVRYAEQLRRELVLVPGVGKVAIGGAIPQQINVDISLAKMAARGITLNQLAAILTRLNVVSSAGEIRAGSESIRLHPTGEFQNIDELGDLLVSPHGASATTRLRDIATLSRGLTDSPSSIYHANGRQAVTMGVSFIPGVNVIDVGHALEARLQQMAADKPAGIDIAIFYDQAAEVAHSVNGFITNFLMALAIVVGVLLVFMGVRSGIIIALSLALNVLGTLLIMYIWGIELQRISLGALIIALSMLVDNAIVIVEGVLIARQQGSPLLGAINYVIRRSALPLLGATVIAILAFAPIGLSQDSTGEYCKSLFQVLLISLMLSWFSALTITPVLIKWWLFKNAPSAEAPKEKADPYRGRFYRGYQQTLRILLQQKTLTLVLMGALLAGAIWGFTFVRQNFFPSSNTPIFFVDLWLPYGTDINATEQMTRDIERSIASQPGVATTVSTIGQGSMRFILTYSGQRQYSNYAQIMVRMDDQRSIAPVTRHVEAWIARNYPQVNASTKRIMFGPSGDSAIEVRIKGPDPDTLRALASQVGDILAADPATDSVRNDWQNRSKVIRPQYSLALGRELGVDKQDIDSALEMNFSGSRAGLYREGADLLPVIVRPPEAERQDANHLNNVLVWSQSRQQYIPLSNVIHGFSLEWEDPLILRRDRTRVLTVQTDPSPQSGQTSGDILARVKPRIDALTLPHGYRIEWGGDAENSSEAQQGLFTTLPLGYLVMFIITVLMFSSLKNAVAIWLTVPLALIGVTPGFLLTGIPFGFMALIGLLSLSGMLIRNGIVLVEEIEQQKQEKDQRQAIIDAATSRLRPILLTAFTTVLGLAPLLRDVFFQSMAVVIMFGLAFATVLTLLVLPVIYACFHHKDMTPQR, from the coding sequence ATGGACATTTCCCGTCAGTTTATTAACAACCCGACCCGCGTCTGGTTAGCCATTTTGCTGTTGGGGGTGGGTGGCCTGTTCGCCCTGCTCAATATTGGCCGCCTGGAAGATCCCGCCTTCACCATCAAAACGGCGGTGATCGTCACCCACTACCCTGGCGCGTCCGCTCAGCAGGTGGAGGAGGAGGTGACCCTGCCGCTGGAAAACGCGATTCAGCAGCTTCCCTCGCTGGATAACGTCAGCTCCATCTCCTCGAATGGCTTATCGCAAATTACAGTGAATATTGCTTCGCAGTACCATTCCAGCGAACTGCCGCAAATCTGGGATGAGCTGCGTCGCCGCGTCGGTGACGCCAGCCGGCTTTTTCCCCCGGGGGTAGTCCCCTCCTTCGTCAATGATGACTTTGGCGATGTGTTTGGCTTTTTCTTCGCCATTTCGGGCGACAGTTTTACCAATCCTGAGCTGGTGCGCTATGCCGAGCAGTTGCGCCGTGAGCTGGTGCTGGTGCCGGGCGTCGGCAAAGTCGCCATTGGCGGCGCGATTCCACAGCAGATCAATGTTGATATCTCGCTGGCGAAAATGGCGGCGCGCGGTATTACGCTTAACCAGCTTGCCGCTATCCTGACCCGGCTCAACGTGGTATCCAGCGCCGGGGAGATCCGCGCCGGCAGCGAATCGATCCGCCTTCACCCCACCGGGGAGTTTCAGAATATCGATGAACTGGGGGATCTTCTGGTCAGCCCTCATGGCGCCAGCGCCACCACCCGACTGCGGGATATTGCCACGTTGTCGCGCGGGCTGACCGACTCTCCCTCCAGTATCTATCATGCCAACGGCCGCCAGGCAGTGACCATGGGGGTCTCCTTTATCCCCGGGGTCAATGTCATTGACGTGGGGCATGCCCTCGAAGCCCGACTTCAGCAGATGGCCGCCGATAAACCAGCGGGTATCGACATCGCCATTTTTTACGATCAGGCGGCAGAGGTCGCCCACTCGGTCAATGGTTTTATTACCAACTTCCTGATGGCCCTGGCGATCGTCGTCGGCGTGCTGCTGGTGTTCATGGGGGTGCGCAGCGGGATCATTATTGCTTTGTCGCTGGCGCTCAACGTCCTCGGCACTCTGCTTATCATGTATATCTGGGGGATCGAGTTACAGCGAATCTCCCTCGGGGCGCTGATCATCGCCCTGAGTATGTTGGTGGACAATGCCATTGTCATTGTCGAAGGGGTGCTGATCGCCCGCCAGCAAGGATCTCCGCTGCTGGGCGCGATTAACTATGTGATCCGCCGCTCCGCCCTGCCGCTGCTCGGCGCCACCGTTATTGCCATCCTCGCCTTCGCGCCAATTGGCCTCTCACAAGACTCCACCGGGGAGTATTGCAAATCCCTGTTCCAGGTGCTGCTGATCTCCCTGATGCTCAGCTGGTTTTCCGCCCTGACCATCACGCCGGTACTCATCAAGTGGTGGTTGTTTAAAAACGCCCCGTCGGCCGAGGCGCCGAAAGAAAAAGCCGATCCCTACCGCGGCCGCTTCTATCGTGGCTATCAGCAGACGCTGCGAATACTGCTGCAGCAAAAGACCCTGACGCTGGTGCTGATGGGCGCGCTGTTAGCCGGGGCGATCTGGGGCTTCACCTTCGTCCGGCAGAATTTCTTTCCGTCATCGAATACGCCCATTTTCTTTGTCGACCTGTGGTTGCCCTACGGTACCGATATTAACGCCACCGAGCAGATGACCCGCGATATTGAGCGGTCGATCGCCAGCCAGCCGGGGGTGGCTACCACCGTCTCCACCATTGGCCAGGGCAGTATGCGATTTATTCTCACCTACAGCGGGCAGCGCCAGTACAGCAACTACGCGCAGATTATGGTGCGGATGGACGACCAGCGCAGTATCGCCCCCGTCACCCGCCACGTCGAGGCCTGGATTGCCAGAAACTACCCGCAGGTGAACGCCAGCACCAAACGCATTATGTTCGGCCCGTCCGGCGATAGCGCGATTGAAGTGCGCATTAAGGGCCCTGATCCGGATACTCTGCGCGCGCTGGCCAGTCAGGTGGGCGACATTCTCGCCGCGGATCCGGCGACCGACAGCGTACGTAACGACTGGCAGAACCGCAGCAAGGTGATCCGCCCGCAATACTCTCTGGCGTTGGGACGTGAGCTGGGGGTGGATAAACAGGATATTGATAGCGCGCTGGAGATGAATTTCTCCGGCAGTCGCGCCGGGTTATATCGCGAGGGCGCCGACCTGCTGCCGGTTATCGTCCGTCCGCCGGAAGCAGAGCGACAGGATGCCAATCACCTGAATAACGTGCTGGTCTGGAGCCAGAGCCGGCAGCAGTATATTCCGTTGAGTAACGTCATCCATGGCTTCTCGCTGGAGTGGGAAGATCCATTGATTCTCCGTCGCGATCGCACCCGCGTGCTTACCGTTCAGACCGACCCCAGCCCGCAAAGTGGCCAAACGTCGGGCGATATCCTTGCCAGAGTGAAACCGCGCATTGACGCGCTGACGCTGCCGCATGGCTACCGCATCGAATGGGGCGGCGATGCGGAAAACTCCAGTGAAGCGCAGCAAGGGCTGTTCACGACCCTACCGCTTGGCTATCTGGTGATGTTTATCATTACGGTGCTGATGTTCAGTTCGCTGAAAAACGCCGTTGCCATCTGGCTGACCGTCCCGCTGGCGCTGATCGGCGTCACGCCCGGTTTTTTGCTGACCGGCATCCCTTTCGGCTTTATGGCCTTAATCGGCCTGCTTAGCCTCAGCGGTATGCTGATCCGCAACGGCATTGTGCTGGTGGAAGAGATAGAGCAACAAAAACAGGAGAAAGATCAAAGACAAGCAATCATTGATGCGGCAACCTCTCGTCTGCGGCCGATCCTGCTGACCGCCTTTACTACTGTGCTTGGCCTTGCCCCGCTGCTGCGCGATGTCTTTTTCCAGAGTATGGCGGTGGTGATCATGTTCGGCCTCGCCTTTGCCACCGTACTGACGCTACTGGTTCTGCCGGTAATTTACGCTTGCTTCCACCATAAGGATATGACGCCTCAACGATGA
- the modC gene encoding molybdenum ABC transporter ATP-binding protein ModC, with amino-acid sequence MLELDFTQILGSHCLQIRETLPASGITAIFGVSGAGKTSLINAISGLTRPQTGRIVLNGRVLNDTAQRICLAPEQRRIGYVFQDARLFPHYKVRGNLRYGMAKSMVSQFDKLVELLGIAPLLDRLPGRLSGGEKQRVAIGRALLTAPELLLLDEPLASLDIPRKRELLPYLQRLAQEIHIPMLYVSHSLDEIQHLADRVLVLEAGKVKAFGPLEEVWSSSVMHPWLPAEQQSTILSATVAAQHPQYAMTALTLGDQLLWVNRLERPAGDTARIRIQASDVSLTLAQPSGTSIRNILRAEVAQCLEVNGQIEVQLRVSGRLLWARISPWARDDLAIAPGQQVFAQIKSVSIAA; translated from the coding sequence ATGCTGGAGCTGGACTTTACCCAGATCCTCGGCAGTCACTGCCTGCAGATCCGTGAAACCCTGCCCGCCAGCGGGATCACCGCCATCTTTGGCGTCTCCGGCGCTGGCAAAACCTCGTTGATTAACGCCATTAGCGGCCTGACCCGGCCGCAGACGGGGCGCATCGTGCTCAACGGCCGGGTGCTGAACGACACCGCCCAGCGTATCTGTCTGGCGCCGGAGCAGCGCCGTATCGGCTATGTGTTTCAGGACGCGCGCCTGTTTCCCCACTATAAAGTGCGCGGTAATCTGCGCTACGGGATGGCGAAATCCATGGTCAGCCAGTTCGATAAGCTGGTGGAATTGCTGGGGATCGCGCCCTTGCTGGATCGCCTGCCGGGCCGGTTATCCGGCGGCGAAAAGCAGCGAGTGGCCATCGGCCGCGCCCTGCTGACCGCACCGGAGCTACTGCTGCTGGATGAGCCGCTGGCCTCGCTGGATATTCCGCGCAAACGCGAACTGTTGCCCTACCTGCAGCGGCTGGCGCAGGAGATCCATATTCCGATGCTCTACGTCAGCCACTCACTGGATGAGATCCAGCATCTGGCCGATCGCGTGCTGGTGCTGGAGGCCGGTAAGGTGAAGGCTTTTGGTCCGCTGGAGGAGGTCTGGAGCAGCAGCGTGATGCACCCCTGGCTGCCGGCGGAACAGCAGAGTACGATCCTCAGCGCCACCGTCGCCGCGCAGCATCCGCAGTACGCGATGACGGCTCTGACGCTGGGCGACCAGCTGCTGTGGGTCAACCGGCTCGAACGTCCCGCAGGCGACACCGCACGGATCCGCATTCAGGCGTCGGACGTTTCGCTGACACTGGCCCAGCCGTCCGGGACCAGCATCCGCAATATCTTGCGCGCCGAGGTGGCTCAGTGTCTGGAGGTCAACGGACAGATTGAAGTGCAGCTCAGAGTGAGTGGCCGTCTGCTATGGGCCAGGATTAGCCCATGGGCGCGGGACGACCTGGCGATAGCGCCAGGTCAGCAGGTGTTTGCTCAGATCAAAAGCGTGTCGATCGCCGCCTGA
- a CDS encoding helix-turn-helix transcriptional regulator translates to MSHHNTCYRSEHYDLWFDNRFLLYGMSLILNTLPASYFRKKHVFFTSDNYFAVLEHNYNRRDTLFILLTEGNDLNFLSELPMLRLPANSTPEELKIFLHQPTRYYKTHPAPGASVQFTEREKKVIQLISNGEAVASIGRSLNLHIKTIYQIRLNLIKKLGCSGRTDFFNISRSETFKSWSQIHL, encoded by the coding sequence ATGTCACACCATAATACTTGCTATCGTTCTGAGCATTACGATCTGTGGTTTGATAATCGTTTTCTTCTCTACGGGATGTCGCTGATCCTGAATACCTTGCCGGCATCTTATTTTCGTAAAAAACATGTTTTTTTTACCAGCGACAATTATTTCGCGGTGCTTGAGCATAACTATAATCGGCGGGATACGTTATTTATTCTGTTAACTGAGGGAAACGATCTTAATTTTCTCAGTGAACTGCCTATGTTGCGCTTACCGGCAAATTCGACGCCGGAAGAATTAAAAATCTTCCTGCATCAGCCCACCCGCTATTACAAAACGCACCCGGCGCCGGGCGCCTCGGTGCAGTTTACCGAACGGGAAAAGAAAGTTATTCAGCTTATCAGCAATGGCGAAGCGGTTGCCAGCATTGGTCGTTCGCTAAATCTGCACATCAAAACCATTTATCAGATCCGGCTGAATCTGATTAAAAAGCTCGGCTGTAGCGGTAGGACCGATTTTTTTAATATCAGTCGTAGTGAAACCTTTAAATCCTGGAGTCAGATTCACCTGTAG
- a CDS encoding diguanylate phosphodiesterase has protein sequence MLTTIIYRSHICDNVSFKSIEAMVARANERNGQADVTGILLFNGTHFFQLIEGPEEKVRDIYQTIVLDPRHYNLVELFCDYAPSRRFGKVGMELFDLREHDREEVLQTVMDRGTTKYQLTYDDRALQFFRTFVESTEKANYFEIPSADSWVFIPDKDTFYPDTPISDNTESWSFAFQPIVDPFACEIISWEALLRTPDGQSPGAYFAGLAGDDIYLADLHSKRVALSLAGKLGLRNKALSINLLPMTLVKAPNAVAFLLDEISRNDLIPEQIIVEFTEREVISRMADFTEAVRKLKGAGINLAIDHFGAGFAGLSLLAQYQPDRIKIDHELIRNIHQDGPRQSIVQAIIKCCTSLEIAVSAVGVERAEEWMWLESAGISQFQGNLFAGARLGGLPAVAWPEKK, from the coding sequence ATGCTTACCACCATCATTTATCGCAGCCATATTTGCGACAATGTCTCATTCAAATCGATCGAGGCCATGGTTGCCAGGGCAAACGAGAGAAATGGGCAGGCGGATGTCACCGGTATATTACTGTTTAACGGGACGCATTTTTTTCAACTTATTGAAGGACCGGAAGAAAAGGTAAGGGATATTTATCAAACAATTGTCCTCGATCCTCGTCATTATAATCTGGTGGAGTTGTTTTGCGATTATGCACCGTCCCGTCGATTTGGTAAGGTCGGTATGGAACTGTTTGATTTACGGGAACATGATCGTGAGGAAGTACTACAGACAGTGATGGACCGGGGCACGACAAAATATCAGCTCACCTATGACGACCGGGCGCTGCAATTTTTCCGTACTTTTGTCGAATCCACGGAAAAAGCGAACTATTTTGAGATCCCTTCGGCGGACAGTTGGGTTTTTATTCCCGATAAGGACACTTTTTATCCGGACACCCCCATTAGCGATAATACGGAAAGCTGGTCTTTTGCCTTTCAGCCGATCGTCGATCCTTTCGCCTGCGAAATTATCTCGTGGGAAGCGCTGCTGCGTACACCGGACGGTCAGTCTCCTGGCGCCTATTTTGCCGGGCTGGCAGGGGATGATATTTATCTCGCCGACCTGCACAGTAAGCGCGTCGCGCTGTCTCTGGCGGGTAAATTAGGTTTACGTAATAAGGCGTTAAGCATTAATTTGCTGCCGATGACCCTGGTCAAAGCGCCGAATGCGGTGGCTTTCCTGCTCGACGAAATTAGTCGCAATGACCTGATCCCGGAGCAGATTATTGTCGAGTTCACTGAGCGGGAAGTGATTTCGCGGATGGCCGATTTTACCGAGGCGGTGCGCAAACTGAAGGGCGCGGGGATTAATCTTGCCATCGATCACTTCGGCGCCGGGTTTGCCGGGCTGTCGCTGCTGGCGCAATACCAACCCGACAGAATTAAAATCGACCATGAGCTGATCCGCAATATCCACCAGGACGGGCCGCGCCAGTCGATTGTACAGGCGATTATCAAATGCTGTACTTCTCTGGAGATTGCGGTCTCAGCCGTCGGCGTTGAGCGTGCTGAAGAGTGGATGTGGCTTGAATCAGCCGGGATTTCGCAGTTTCAGGGCAATTTATTCGCGGGTGCCCGCCTGGGGGGCCTGCCCGCCGTTGCCTGGCCGGAGAAGAAATGA
- the pgl gene encoding 6-phosphogluconolactonase, producing MKQTVYTASPESQQIHVWSLEADGKLTLVQVVDAPGQVQPMVVSPNKEYLYVGVRPEFRVLAYRITPDNGALTFAGEAALPGSPTHISTDHHGRFVFSASYNQGCVSVTPLQDGLPGETVTVVEGLEGCHSANISPDNRTLWVPALKQDRICLFTLSEDGFLSAQEPAEVTTVEGAGPRHMVFHPNQQYGYCVNELNSSVDVWELKDPNGNIECVQTLDMMPQDFTGVRWAADIHITPDGRHLYACDRTASIITVFSVSEDGSVLAVEGYQPTETQPRGFNLDHSGKYLIAAGQKSHHIAVYEIEGEQGLLHEKGRYAVGQGPMWVVVNAH from the coding sequence ATGAAACAAACCGTTTATACCGCCAGCCCGGAAAGCCAACAAATCCACGTCTGGAGTCTTGAAGCGGACGGCAAACTGACGCTGGTGCAGGTGGTTGATGCCCCGGGACAGGTACAGCCGATGGTGGTCAGTCCCAACAAGGAGTATCTGTACGTTGGCGTTCGTCCGGAGTTTCGCGTGTTAGCGTATCGCATCACGCCGGATAACGGGGCGTTGACCTTCGCGGGGGAAGCGGCGCTGCCAGGCAGCCCGACCCACATTTCTACCGATCATCATGGCCGCTTTGTCTTCAGCGCTTCCTACAATCAGGGCTGCGTTAGCGTGACCCCGCTGCAGGACGGCCTGCCGGGCGAAACCGTCACCGTGGTGGAAGGGCTGGAAGGTTGCCACTCGGCCAATATCTCCCCGGACAACCGCACCCTGTGGGTGCCGGCGCTGAAGCAGGATCGTATTTGCCTGTTTACCCTTAGCGAGGATGGTTTTCTCTCCGCTCAGGAGCCGGCGGAAGTGACCACCGTCGAGGGCGCCGGTCCGCGCCACATGGTGTTCCATCCGAACCAGCAGTATGGTTATTGCGTCAATGAACTCAACAGCTCCGTTGACGTCTGGGAGCTGAAAGACCCGAATGGCAACATCGAATGTGTACAAACCCTGGATATGATGCCGCAGGATTTCACCGGCGTGCGCTGGGCGGCGGATATTCACATCACCCCTGACGGTCGTCATCTGTACGCCTGCGATCGTACCGCCAGCATCATTACGGTGTTCAGCGTCTCGGAAGATGGCAGCGTGCTGGCAGTGGAAGGCTATCAGCCGACGGAAACTCAGCCACGCGGCTTTAACCTCGATCACAGCGGTAAGTATCTGATTGCCGCAGGGCAGAAATCGCACCATATCGCAGTGTATGAAATTGAGGGTGAGCAGGGGCTGCTGCATGAGAAAGGCCGCTATGCGGTTGGGCAGGGGCCGATGTGGGTGGTGGTCAACGCCCACTGA
- a CDS encoding biofilm development regulator YmgB/AriR family protein — protein MHQQPDIYAGLQDTALSDYFRTAGDKLVDESAVMSLAINSILQSEGHLNNKAIILWLIQALESTDDVVTADVIRKTLEIVVGYTMDDI, from the coding sequence ATGCATCAGCAACCCGATATTTACGCAGGACTGCAGGACACCGCGCTCTCAGATTATTTCCGTACCGCCGGTGATAAACTGGTTGATGAGTCCGCCGTCATGTCGCTCGCCATCAACAGTATTCTTCAGTCCGAGGGGCACCTGAACAATAAGGCCATTATATTATGGCTGATTCAGGCGCTGGAAAGCACCGATGACGTGGTCACTGCTGACGTGATCCGTAAAACGCTGGAGATTGTCGTCGGCTACACCATGGACGATATCTAA
- a CDS encoding acyltransferase, translated as MTAVTFFTIYNTWDHYDYDYHWILGLLTFISTIATPLFFVVAGYLDAQTRHDANWQIGKIKSVVIVFLFWVTVYYVWEPYQRGYLIQPWFIFALIVIYTFHPFIAWLSQRRGLFFTVVLTLLCCAYGYDLLSVLYPDKHLFSLPPQYRLWTWLLFYLTGQLFNDPRVTEWIRDPRVIKASIIALPFVYLFTWFYERHFFFALFKADRNAFILTGSQIYILIVLLVIAANAVQFKKNRELKEAVLATVSKAMTGVYILHYSVFHLLVMLIPIHSLATKLGVIALTFILSVLISLAVLSSTLLKKVITL; from the coding sequence ATGACAGCAGTGACCTTTTTCACTATCTATAACACCTGGGATCACTATGATTATGACTATCACTGGATCCTCGGGCTGCTGACCTTTATCTCGACCATCGCGACGCCGTTGTTTTTTGTGGTGGCTGGTTATCTTGATGCACAGACGCGTCACGATGCCAACTGGCAAATCGGCAAAATTAAAAGCGTGGTCATCGTCTTTCTGTTCTGGGTAACGGTCTATTATGTCTGGGAGCCTTATCAGCGCGGCTACCTGATCCAGCCCTGGTTTATTTTCGCCCTGATCGTGATCTATACCTTCCATCCCTTTATCGCCTGGCTCAGCCAGCGGCGGGGCCTGTTTTTCACCGTGGTTCTGACGCTGCTGTGCTGCGCTTATGGTTACGACCTGCTCTCGGTGCTCTACCCGGACAAACATCTCTTCAGCCTGCCGCCGCAGTATCGTCTGTGGACATGGCTACTTTTTTATTTAACCGGGCAGTTGTTTAACGATCCGCGAGTCACGGAGTGGATACGCGACCCGCGGGTGATTAAAGCCTCCATTATCGCCCTGCCCTTTGTCTATTTATTTACCTGGTTTTATGAACGCCATTTTTTCTTCGCGCTGTTTAAAGCCGATCGCAATGCGTTCATTCTGACGGGATCGCAAATTTATATTCTGATCGTCCTGCTGGTGATCGCCGCTAACGCCGTGCAGTTTAAAAAGAACCGCGAACTGAAGGAGGCGGTGCTGGCGACGGTTAGCAAAGCGATGACCGGGGTCTATATTCTGCACTACTCCGTTTTCCACCTGCTGGTGATGCTGATCCCTATTCACTCGTTAGCCACCAAGCTGGGCGTGATTGCGCTAACGTTTATCCTGTCGGTGCTCATTTCTCTCGCTGTGCTCTCCAGCACGCTGCTCAAGAAGGTGATAACCCTGTGA
- a CDS encoding pyridoxal phosphatase, producing MTTRVIALDLDGTLLTSKKTILPASLEALARAREAGYQVIVVTGRHHVAIHPFYQALALDTPAICCNGTYLYDYHAKEVLAADPMPVAQAVSLTAMLAEQQIHGLAYVDDAMLYEQPTGHVIRTRNWAQALPEDQRPVFRQVDSLAQAVREVNAVWKFALTDEDIPRLQRFAREVGETLGLECEWSWHDQVDIARAGNSKGKRLAQWVASQGLSMQDVVAFGDNYNDLSMLEAAGTGVAMGNAVDEVKARARVVIGDNESTSIAEFIYRQLL from the coding sequence ATGACAACACGCGTGATTGCCCTGGATTTAGACGGCACCCTGCTCACCAGCAAAAAAACCATCCTGCCTGCTTCGCTGGAGGCACTGGCCCGCGCCAGAGAGGCGGGCTACCAGGTTATCGTCGTTACCGGACGTCATCACGTCGCTATCCATCCTTTTTATCAGGCACTGGCTCTCGATACACCTGCAATTTGTTGTAATGGCACTTATTTGTATGATTATCACGCAAAAGAGGTTTTGGCAGCCGATCCTATGCCGGTAGCGCAAGCGGTAAGCCTGACGGCCATGCTCGCCGAACAGCAGATCCATGGCCTGGCGTATGTGGATGATGCGATGCTTTATGAACAGCCCACCGGGCATGTGATCCGCACCCGCAACTGGGCGCAGGCGCTGCCGGAGGATCAGCGCCCGGTCTTCCGCCAGGTCGATTCGCTGGCGCAGGCGGTCCGCGAGGTCAACGCGGTATGGAAATTTGCCCTCACCGATGAAGACATTCCCCGCCTGCAGCGCTTTGCCCGCGAGGTCGGCGAGACGCTGGGCCTGGAATGCGAATGGTCGTGGCACGATCAGGTGGATATCGCGCGCGCCGGCAACAGCAAAGGCAAACGCCTGGCGCAATGGGTGGCCAGCCAGGGGCTGTCGATGCAGGATGTGGTGGCCTTCGGCGATAACTACAACGATCTTAGCATGCTGGAAGCGGCGGGCACTGGGGTGGCGATGGGCAATGCGGTGGACGAGGTGAAAGCCCGCGCCAGGGTGGTCATCGGCGACAATGAGTCCACCAGCATCGCCGAGTTTATCTACCGCCAGCTGCTGTAA
- a CDS encoding biofilm development regulator YmgB/AriR family protein, producing MHIKNTIPAEFVFNSALMKNIENTLMKQHSTINNERMITEIQHRLQTESNEILSDLYLQALDMLYSKKHHH from the coding sequence ATGCATATTAAAAATACCATTCCAGCAGAATTTGTCTTCAATTCAGCCCTGATGAAGAATATTGAAAACACGCTCATGAAGCAGCACAGCACGATCAATAATGAGCGGATGATTACGGAAATCCAGCACCGCCTGCAAACGGAAAGTAATGAAATACTTTCCGACCTCTATCTGCAGGCGTTGGATATGCTGTACAGCAAAAAACATCATCATTAA
- a CDS encoding MerR family transcriptional regulator yields MAFYSIGEVAERCGINPVTLRAWQRRYGLLKPQRSEGGHRQFDEEDILRIEEIKRWIERGVSVGKVKALLEDNLPAARDESAHLQEEMMSILRYMQPARIRAKLMALSHQHPVDTLIDSLLVPVRQRLKLDQNTSLVISSLLDGLLIDCVALFLAEARKKNGKETLLVGWSNEDRTRLWLEAWRLSQRGWHVNVLAEPLESPRPELFPGQHIFVWTGRAATPLQEELLSHWQEQGFSIHFHGTQ; encoded by the coding sequence ATGGCGTTTTACAGTATCGGTGAAGTCGCCGAACGTTGCGGAATCAATCCGGTTACATTGCGCGCCTGGCAGCGGCGTTACGGTCTACTGAAACCGCAGCGCAGCGAAGGCGGGCATCGACAGTTTGATGAAGAAGATATCCTGCGCATAGAAGAGATCAAGCGCTGGATAGAGCGCGGTGTATCCGTAGGGAAAGTCAAAGCGCTGCTGGAGGATAATCTGCCGGCGGCGCGCGACGAATCCGCGCATCTTCAGGAAGAGATGATGTCCATTCTGCGTTATATGCAGCCCGCCAGAATCCGCGCCAAATTAATGGCGCTGAGCCATCAACACCCCGTTGATACCCTTATCGATAGTCTGTTAGTGCCGGTACGACAGCGTCTCAAGCTCGATCAGAATACCTCGTTGGTGATTAGCAGCCTGCTGGATGGCTTGCTCATTGACTGCGTGGCGCTGTTTCTCGCCGAAGCGCGTAAAAAAAATGGTAAAGAGACACTGCTGGTGGGCTGGAGCAATGAAGACCGGACTCGTCTGTGGCTGGAGGCATGGCGTCTTTCGCAGCGCGGTTGGCATGTCAACGTTCTCGCTGAACCGCTGGAGTCGCCGCGGCCCGAGCTCTTCCCCGGGCAGCATATCTTTGTCTGGACCGGACGCGCCGCCACGCCACTGCAGGAGGAACTGCTCAGCCACTGGCAGGAGCAGGGCTTCAGCATTCATTTTCACGGTACGCAATAG
- the ycgZ gene encoding regulatory protein YcgZ — MQQNGYIPDTANAIAQYFNKASLPSQQETLGQIVMDILNEGRHLNRKALCTKLLSRLDSARAPEEESHYQTLIGLLFAGQE; from the coding sequence ATGCAGCAGAATGGTTACATTCCAGATACAGCGAACGCAATTGCCCAGTATTTCAACAAAGCATCGTTACCTTCCCAGCAGGAAACGCTGGGTCAGATCGTGATGGATATTCTCAACGAAGGGCGCCATCTCAACCGCAAGGCCCTGTGCACCAAACTGTTGAGCCGCCTTGACAGCGCCCGTGCGCCTGAGGAAGAGAGCCACTATCAAACCTTAATTGGTTTGTTGTTTGCCGGTCAGGAATAA